GTGCTGCTGGGCAAGCCGAATGTGTACGGCTCAATCTTTCGCTTCGATGGGCAGGCTTCGGTTTTTTATCCGGGTGGCGGCGGGCCTTGTTATCGTTGCTTGTACCCCGAACCGCCACCGCCGGGCTTGGTGCCGTCGTGCGCGGAAGGCGGCGTGCTCGGCATTCTGCCCGGCATCATCGGCATCATTCAGGCGACCGAAGCGATCAAGCTCATCATCGGGCAGGGCGAATCGCTGATTGGACGTTTGTTGCTGTTTGATGCGCTGAAGATGAAATTCCGCGAGTTGAAGTTGAAGCGCAATCCCGAATGTCCGCTGTGCGGCGAGAACCCGACGATCAAGGAGTTGATTGATTACGAGCAATTCTGCGGCATCACGCCGCCCGCGCCAGTCGAGATCAAAGCCGCAACTTCGGATTGGGAAGTCACGCCCGCGCAGCTCAAAGCCGAACTTGATGGCGGACGGCAACTCACGATCATTGACGTGCGCGAACCGCACGAGTGGCAAATCTGCAACCTGGAAAATTACGGCGCGAAGCTGATTCCGCTGGGCCAGGTGGCCGCGCGGCTCGGTGAGTTGAATAGCGCCGATGACATCGTGGTGCATTGCAAGATGGGCGGGCGCAGCGCGAAGGCTTACGAGACGCTCAAACAGGCGGGCTTTACGAAGATTCGCAATCTGAAAGGCGGCATACTGGCCTGGTCGGATCAGGTGGATGCGAGTCTGCCGAAGTATTGAGAACGCACGACCATGATTTCACAGCCGGGATTTGACAGATGAACGTGGCGCGACTATCTTCGCGCCACGTTTGATAACGGCAAACAAGCATTGATTTGAAAAAAATGCGTGGCGATTTAGGCGACTTGCTCCACGAAAAAAACTGCTAAAGGGCGTTTACGTTCTCAGGCATTTCAGCGAGAACCCCAGCGTGACTTTGGCGCTGGGGTTTTTGTTTTTGGTGTCAGGTCATGGCAACCGACTGACACGTCGCTGATCGCCCGCTTAATCCCTAAACCAGCAAAGAGGAGAATGCAGCATGGCTGACGAACAGAAACCCAACTATCACTTCAACACGCTCGCCATTCACGGCGGGCAAAGCATTGACCCCACCACCAAAGCGCGCGCCGTCCCGATCTATCAAACGACTTCGTATCAGTTTGACGACGCCGATCACGCGGCGCGGCTGTTCGGCTTGCAGGAATTCGGCAACATCTATTCGCGCATCATGAATCCCACGCAGGATGTGCTGGAACAACGCATCGCCGCGTTGGAAGGCGGCGCAGCAGCCTTGGCGGTTTCTTCAGGGCAAGCCGCGCAAACGCTGGCAATTCTGAACATCGCGAACGCGGGCGACGAGCTTGTTTCGACCACATCGCTGTATGGCGGCACCTACAATCTGTTCCATTACACCTTGCCCAAGCTCGGCATCACCGTGCGGTTTGTGGACGCCGAAGACGAAGCCGGCTTGCGCGCGGCGATCAATGACAAGACCAAGGCCGTTTACACCGAGACCGTCGGTAATCCCAAACTCGACATCGTGGACATTGAAAAGCTGGCGCAGATCGCGCACGAGAACGGCTTGCCGTTGCTGATTGACAACACGACGCCCTCGCCTGCGCTG
The Acidobacteriota bacterium DNA segment above includes these coding regions:
- the moeB gene encoding molybdopterin-synthase adenylyltransferase MoeB, coding for MPKIAIPTALRQYAGNVAAVDVEGANVGELLASLTAQHPELKKHLYDANGKLRSFVNVFVNDDDIRHQQQENTPIKEGDEISIIPAIAGGAGLAVEEARSSDALPDLSKDEIARYSRHLIMPEVGMEGQRKLKAASILLIGTGGLGSPLGLYLAAAGVGRLGLVDFDVVDHSNLQRQIVHGTKDVGRPKIQSAKDRLADINPHIQIDTYETALRADNALGIIKDYDIVIDGTDNFQTRYLANDASVLLGKPNVYGSIFRFDGQASVFYPGGGGPCYRCLYPEPPPPGLVPSCAEGGVLGILPGIIGIIQATEAIKLIIGQGESLIGRLLLFDALKMKFRELKLKRNPECPLCGENPTIKELIDYEQFCGITPPAPVEIKAATSDWEVTPAQLKAELDGGRQLTIIDVREPHEWQICNLENYGAKLIPLGQVAARLGELNSADDIVVHCKMGGRSAKAYETLKQAGFTKIRNLKGGILAWSDQVDASLPKY